The region GGCGGCGGTGACCGGAACGCCGCACGCGCGGCTGCTGTGGGGACCCGACATCACCACCCGGGCGCGGCAGAACTTCCTCGGCCTGCTGCCCGACCAGCCGGAGGAGCACCGGGAGGACCCGCTCGCCGAGTGGCTCACCTGGACGCTGGAGAAGTACGGCGGCCCGGCCTTCGACGAGGAGGTGGTCGTCGGGCAGTGGACGATCGACCCCGCCCCGGCCGCGATCAGGCTCGACACCGGCCTGAAGACCGTCGGGATGCGCTACGTCGACTACAACGGGCCGTCCGTGGTGCCGGAATGGCTGCACGACGAGCCCGAGCGCCGCCGCGTGTGCCTCACGCTCGGGATCTCCAGCCGCGAGAACAGCATCGGGCAGGTCTCCATCGAGGAGCTGCTGGGTGCCGTCGGCGACGTCGACGCCGAGATCATCGCGACCTTCGACGCGCAGCAGCTAGAAGGCGTCGCGAACATCCCGGACAACGTCCGCACGGTCGGCTTCGTCCCGATGCACGCGCTGCTGCCGACCTGCGCGGCGACGGTGCACCACGGCGGACCCGGGAGCTGGCACACCGCGGCGATCCACGGCGTGCCGCAGGTGATCCTGCCCGACGGCTGGGACACCGGCGTGCGCGCGCAGCGCACGCAGGAATTCGGGGCGGGGATCGCGCTGCCCGTGCCCGAGCTGACCCCCGACCAGCTCCGGGAGTCGGTGAAGCGGGTCCTCGACGACCCGGCCCACCGCGCCGGCGCGGCGCGGATGCGCGACGACATGCTCGCGGAGCCGTCACCGGCCGAGGTCGTCGGCATCTGCGAGGAACTGGCCGCAGGAAGGAGAGAACCACGATGACCACCGACGCCGCGACGCACGTGCGGCTCGGGCGTTCCGCGCTGCTCACCAGCAGGCTCTGGCTCGGCACGGTGAACTTCAGCGGACGCGTCGAGGACGACGACGCGCTGCGCCTGATGGACCACGCCCGGGACCGCGGCATCAACTGCCTCGACACCGCCGACATGTACGGCTGGCGGCTCTACAAGGGCCACACCGAGGAGCTGGTGGGCAGGTGGCTGGCCCAGGGCGGCGGACGGCGCGAGGACACCGTGCTGGCGACCAAGGTCGGCGGCGAGATGAGCGAGCGCGTCAACGACAGCGGGCTGTCGGCGCGGCACATCATCGCCTCCTGCGAGGGATCGCTGCGCAGGCTGGGCGTCGACCACATCGACGTCTACCAGATGCACCACATCGACCGGTCCGCGCCGTGGGACGAGGTGTGGCAGGCCATGGACAGCCTCGTCGCCAGCGGCAAGGTCTCCTACGTCGGCTCGTCGAACTTCGCGGGCTGGCACATCGCCGCCGCGCAGGAGAACGCCGCCCGCCGCCACTCCCTGGGCATGGTCTCCCACCAGTGCCTGTACAACCTGGCGGTCCGGCACGCCGAGCTGGAGGTGCTGCCCGCCGCGCAGGCCTACGGGCTCGGCGTCTTCGCCTGGTCGCCGCTGCACGGCGGCCTGCTCAGCGGAGCGCTGGAGAAGCTGGCCGCGGGCACCGCGGTGAAGTCGGCGCAGGGCCGTGCGCAGGTGCTGTTGCCGTCCCTGCGCCCGGCGATCGAGGCCTACGAGAAGTTCTGCCGCAACCTCGGCGAAGACCCGGCCGAGGTGGGGCTCGCATGGGTGCTGTCCCGGCCCGGCATCGCCGGCGCCGTCATCGGCCCGCGAACCCCCGAGCAGCTCGACTCCGCGCTGAAGGCGTCCGCGATGACCCTGGACGAGCAGGCGCTGTCCGAACTGGACGAGATCTTCCCCGCGGTGGCCTCCGGCGGCGCGGCGCCGGAAGCCTGGTTGCAGTGAGCACAAGAGGAACCGAGAAAGGATACGGCTGGTGAGCGTGAAGCAGAAGTCAGCGTTGCAGGACCTGGTCGACTTCGCCAAGTGGCACGTGTGGACCAGGGTGCGGCCGTCCAGCCGTGCGCGCCTGGCCTACGAGCTGTTCGCCGACGACCACGAGGCCACGACCGAGGGCGCCTACATCAACCTCGGCTACTGGAAGCCCGGGTGCGCCGGCCTGGAGGAGGCCAACCAGGAGCTGGCGAACCAGCTCGCCGAGGCCGCGGGGATCAGCGAGGGCGACGAGGTGCTCGACGTCGGGTTCGGGCTCGGCGCGCAGGACTTCTTCTGGCTCGAGACGCGCAAGCCGGCCAGGATCGTCGGCGTCGACCTGACCCCGAGCCACGTCCGCATCGCCTCCGAGCGCGCGGAGCGCGAGAACGTGCAGGACCGCCTGCAGTTCAAGGAGGGCTCGGCGACCGACCTGCCCTTCGGCGCGGAGACCTTCGACCGCGTCACCTCCCTGGAGTCGGCCCTGCACTACGAGCCGCGGACCGACTTCTTCAAGGGCGCGTTCGAGGTGCTCAAGCCCGGAGGCGTGCTGGCCATCGGCGACATCATCCCGCTCGACCTGCGCGAGCCCGGTTCCGACGGACCGCCGAAGCTGGCGCCGCAGCGGTCGGGATCGCTGTCCGGCGGCATCCCGGTGGAGAACTGGGTGCCCCGCGAGACCTACGCCAAGCAGCTCCGCGAAGCGGGCTTCGTCGACGTCGAGGTGAAGTCGGTCCGCGACAACGTGATGGAGCCCTGGCTGGACTACTGGCTGCGCAAGCTGCAGGACGAGTCGTTCAAGAAGAGCGTGAGCAGGCTCTTCTACAGCCAGGTCAAGCGGTCGCTGACCAGCGACTCGGGCATGAAGGGCGAGCTGCCCGCGCTCGACTTCGTGATCGCCTCAGCCCGCAAGCCCGGCGCGTAGCAGGTCCCGGCGCACGGCACCGGCCACCTCGGTGACCTGTTCACCCAGGTAGAAGTGCCCGCCGGGGAAGGTCCTGGTCCGGCCGGGGATGACCGAGTGCTGCAACCAGCGCTCGGCGTCCCCGGTCGCGGTCAGCGGGTCGGCGTCGCCGCACAGCGCGGTGATGCCGGCCCGCAGCGGTGGTCCGTCCGCCCAGGCGTAGGAGCGCAGCACGCGGTAGTCGGCGCGCAGCACCGGCAGCGACATGGCGAGCAGGGCCTCGTCGGCCAGCGCCGCCTCGCTGGTGCCGAGCCGGCGCAGCTCGTCCACCAGACCGTCGTCGCCGGGCAGGTCGGTGCGGCGCTCGTGCACGCGCGGGGCGGTCTGCCCGGACACGAACAGCCGCAGCGGCCCGCCGCCGGGCTCGCGTTCGAGCCTGCGCGCCGTCTCGTAGGCGATCAACGCGCCCATGCTGTGCCCGAACAGGGCGAACGGGCCGTCGCCGCCCGACGCGCGCAGCACGGCGGCCACCTCGTCGGCGATCTCGCCGGCGGTGCCCAGGGGCTCCTCGTCGCGGCGGTCCTGGCGCCCCGGGTACTGCACGGCGTGCACGTCGATCTCGGGCGCCAAGGCGCGCGCGAGGTCGAGGTAGGAGTCGGCCGCGGCTCCCGCGTGCGGGAAGCACACCAGCCGCGCCCGGTGCTCGACGGGAGGACCGAACCGCCGCAGCCAGGTGCTCATCCGTCGAGCCGCACCGGTAGGTGGTCGATGCCCCGCAGCAGCAGCGAACGCCGCCACACCACGTCGTCGGCGTCGATTCCCAGCGACAGAGCGGGGAAGCGGCCGAACAGCGCCCGCAGCGCCACCTCGCCCTCCAGCTTGGCCAGCGGCCGGCCCATGCAGAAGTGGATGCCCTGCCCGAACGACAGGTGGCCGCGGGTGTCGCGGGTGACGTCGAAGCGGTGGGGGTCCGGGAACTGCTTCGGGTCGCGGTTGGCCGCGCCGTTCGCGACCAGCACCGTGCTGTACTGGGGGATCGCGACACCGCCGATCTCCACCTCCTCCGCGGCGAAGCGCGTGGTGGTCTCCGGCGGAGCGATGTAGCGCAGGATCTCCTCGACGGCGTTGGGCAGCGCCGACGGGTCCCGCCGCACCAGCGCGAGCTGGTCCGGGTGGGTGAGCAGCAGGTAGGTGCCGATCCCGATGAGGCTCACCGACGCCTCGAAACCGGCCAGCAGCAGCACCAGCGCGATGGAGGTCAGCTCGTCGGCGCTGAGCCGACCGTCATCGTCGTCCTGGACCCTGATCAGCGCGGACAGCAGGTCGTCGCCGGGCTCGGTGCGGCGGCGCTCGACCAGGTCGAGGATGAAGTTGACGACCTCCCTGGCCGCCTGCCCGCGCTGTTCGGCCCGCTCCGGGTCCATGACCAGGATCTCCGAGCTCCACCGCCCGAACTCCCCGCGGTACTTCTCGTCGACGCCGAGCAGCTCGCAGATGACCTTGATGGGCAGCGGGTGGGCGAAGCGGTCGACGATGTCGACCACGCCGGAGTCGCCCACCTCGTCGAGCAGCTCCGCGGTGATCTGCTCGACGCGGGGCCGCATCGCCTCCACGCGGCGGACGGTGAACTCCTGCGACACCAGCTTGCGCAGCCGGGTGTGGGTCGGCGGGTCGCTGGTGCCCATGTTGGTGGCGAAGTAGTTCCGCACGTCCTCGGGGAAACCGAGGTATGCCGGGAACTCGACCTCCACGCCCGGGTACTTCTTCTTCGGGTCGCTGCTCAGGCGCAGGTCGCTCAGCGCGGCCTTCGCCTCGTCGTAGCCGGTGACCAGCCACGCGTCCTGGCCGAGGAAGCGCACCGGCGTCACCGGCGCGGTCTCGCGCAGCTCGGCGTAGGTGCGGTACCAGTCGACGTGGAAGGAGTCGCTTTCGAGATCGGGAACGGTCGTCATACGACTTCCAGTCGGGGTAGGGGGAAGATCAGCTTTCCGCCGCCAGCGAGGAACTCCTGCTCGCGTTCGACGAACCCGTCGCGGTAGATCCAGGGCAGCACCAGCAGCTGGTCGGGGCGGCGCGACTTGGCCTCTTCCTCCGACACGATCGGGATCCCGGTGCCCGGGGTGTAGCAACCGGACTTCTCCGGGCTGACCTCGCCGATGCAGGGCAGGTCCTGCTCGGTGAGCCCGCAGTACTGGAGGATGACGTTGCCCTTGGTCGAGGCGCCGTAGCCGAGCGTCAGCTTGCCCTCGGCGCGGGACTTGGCCAGGAACTCCAGCAGTTGGTCGCGCTGGCGCTCGGTTTCGCGCGCGAACGCCTCGTAGGGGGCCATGGTGTCGAGCTTCGCGGCGGCCTCGCGGGCGCGGATGCGCTCCAGGCCCGCCTCGTCGACCGGGTGGCCGCTGCCTTGCTTGGCCAGCACGGCGCACAGGCTGCCGCCGTAGACGTCGGTGATCTCGGCGTCGACGACCTTCAGCCCGACCCGCTGCGCCATCCACTCGATCTGCGCGAGCGCGTAGTACTCGAGGTGCTCGTGGCACACGACGTCGTAGGCGCCGGCGTCGAGCATGGAGGGCAGGTAGCTCTGCTCCATCAGCCAGAGCCCGTCGTCGGCCAGGATGTCGTGCACGTCCCGCATGAACCGCATCGGCTCGGGCAGGTCGTAGAACATCGCGATGGAGGTGACGACCTTTGCGCGGCGCTCGCCGTAGCGCTCCTCGAAGGCGTCGGCCGAGAAGAACCCGGTGACCAGGTCGGCCTCCGGCGGGTAGAGGTCGCGGAACTTCTCGCCCACCAGGTCGAAGCCGGCCAGCTTCGGGGCGTCGGGCAGGTATCCGCGCAGCAGCGTGGAGTCGTTGCTGCCGATGTCGACCACCAGGTCGTCCGGGCCCACCGGCACCATGCCCCGCAGCTTGGCCACCTTGCCGTGCAGGTGGTTGATCATGAACGGGCGGATGCCGGACCGGTAGCCGTATCCCTCGTTGTACATCAGCCCGAAATCGGCGCTCTCGCGCAGCTGGACCAGTCCGCAGCCGGGCGGCGCGCACTTGACCAGTTCGAGCGGGACCGAGGGCACGATTTCGTCGCGGTTCCGGGGGAACACTCCGGTGAGGGCCTGATCTCCCAGGTGCAGCACGGACTCGAGGTCATGGTTCCCGCATATGCGGCATTTGCCTAGTCCCACAAGGAAGATCATAACGAGCGCGGCGCCGCGGCCAACCCGTCGAGCTTTGTGTCCTGGATCACATCAGCCGGTTTACGACTCCCGTTGCGTCCATTGTGGATCGCGCTTTCCGCTGCGATGTCCGGCCGAGGAGCGGCGTCCGAAAAGTCCGTGTCGGCACCGCGCGCCGGTGTTAGGTTGATCAAGCTGAAAATTGTTTGCATGACTGGGGGTGAGCGCGTGAAACGGCTGGTCATCCGCATCGCGCCGCTGTTGTTGGTAGTTCCGCTGCTCGTGGCGGCCGTATCGCCGGTACGCCATTCGCAGCGGGTGGATGAGCTGATCGGACAGCTGACCCTGGACGAGAAGCTCTCCTTCGTCTACTGGGACTACAACGAGAAGGACCCGCTGGCGAAGCTCTGGCTGCCCGGAGTACCGCGCCTGGGCATCCCGCAGATCCGCGGCACCGACGGGCCCGCCGGGGTCACCATCCACCAGCCGGCGATCGCCATGCCCGCGCCGGTCGCGCTGGCGTCGGCGTTCGACGACCGGCTGGCCCACGAGTACGGCACGGTGCTCGGCAGGGAGGGCCGCGCGTTCGAGCAGGACATCATCCTGGGCCCGATGGTCAACAACATCCGCGTCCCGCAGGCGGGACGCAACTTCGAGACCTTCAGCGAGGACCCGCTGGTCACCGCCCGCACCGCGGCCGCCCAGATCCGCGGCATCCACAGCCAGGGGCTGATGACCAGCGCCAAGCACTACGCGGCCAACACCCAGGAGACCGACCGGTTCACCATCGACGTCGACGTGGACCAGCGCACCCTGCGGGAGCTGGAGCTGCCCGGCTTCGAGGCCGCGGTCGCCGCCGGCGCGACATCGGTGATGTGCGCCTACCCCAAGGTCAACGGCACGCACGCCTGCGGCCACCGGCAGCTGCTCACCGAGATCCTCAAGGAGCAGTGGGGTTTCAAGGGCTGGGTGATGTCGGACTGGACCGCCACCCACGCCACCGAGGACCTCGTCGCCGGGCTCGACCAGGAGATGGGCGTCGAGGTCCGCGAGGACGGCAGCCTGTTCAGGGGCAAGTACCTGGGCGAGGCGCTGAAGAAGGCCATCCGGGAGGGCCGCATTCCCGAGTCCGCGCTCGACGCGTCGGTGCGCCGCATCCTCACCCAGTTCGAGCGGTTCGGCCTGCTCGACGAGACCAAGCCGCCGCGGCCGGAGCGCGACGTCGCGGGCGGCACCCGCATCGCCCAGGAGGTCGCCGAGTCGGGCGCGGTGCTGCTGCGCAACGAGGGCGGCGTGCTGCCGCTGGATCCCGCGGCGGGCCAGGACATCGCGGTCATCGGGCCGTCGGCCCAACAGCCGAAGGTCACCGGGCTGGGCAGCTCCTACGTCGAGCCCGACTTCGCCAACGCGCCGCTGGACACCATCACCCAGCGCGTCGGCAGCGGCGGTCGCGTCGGGTACTCCGTCGGCGAGGAGCTGAAGGGCGCTCCGATCCCGGAAACCGCGCTGCAACCGGCGTTCGTGCCCGGCGAGGTCACGCCGCCCCCATCAGGCGGCGTGATCTACGACGGCAGGCTGAAGGTGGACGCCGACGGGCTCTACCGCATCGCGGCCAGGATCGACGGAGGCAACGGGAGCCTGCAGATCGACGGCGGCGCCCCGATCGGCGTCGGCGACGTCTTCGGCCCGCTCACCAGCGTGCCGGTCTGGCTCACCAAGGGCGAGCACACCATCCAGATGACCGGAGCGGCGCCGGTGGGCGGCGGTTCGCTCGACGTCGACCTGACCTGGGTCACCCCGGGGCACGCCCAGCGCGAGTTCGACGCGGCGGTGGAGCGGGCGCGCGACTCCGACGTCGCGGTGGTTTTCGCCTACGACGACGGCGCGGAGACCGCCGACCGCACGTCGCTGAGCCTGCCCGGCACCCAGGACAAGCTGATCGACGCCGTCGCCTCGGTCAACCCGAACACCGTCGTGGTGCTCAACACCGGCTCGTCGGTCACGATGCCGTGGCTGGACAAGACCCGCGCGGTGCTCGACATGTGGTACCCGGGACAGGCCGGGGCGGAGGCCACCACGGCGCTGCTGTTCGGCGACGCCGAGCCCGGCGGCCGGCTCACCCAGACCTTCCCGGTGTCGCAGGAACGCACGCCCGTCGGCGGCGACCCGGCGCGCTTCCCCGGCGTGGACGGGAAGGTGCACTACTCGGAGGGCATCTTCTCGGGCTACCGCTGGTACGACCGGGAGGGTGTGGACCCGCTTTTCCCGTTCGGGCACGGGCTTTCCTACACCACGTTCGAGCGCACCGACCCGGTCGTCGAGCGCACCCGCGACGGCCTCGACGTGACGGTGACCGTGCGCAACACCGGTCAGCGGCGCGGCAGCGACGTCGTGCAGGTCTACCTCGGCCCCAGCCCGCAGGTTCCGCTGGACCAGGCACCGCGGCAGCTCGCCGGGTACCAGAAGGTCGAACTCGCACCGGGCGAGACCAAGCGCGTCCGGGTGCACGTCGCGGAGCGGGCCCTCCAGCACTGGGACGAAGCCGCGGGCGGCTGGAAGCTCGGGGGCGGCAAGCGAGCGGTGGAGATCGGCTCGTCGTCGCGCGACATCGACCTCCGGGCCGACATCAACCTCTGATTCCTCTCGACCAACAGGCCGCTCGACGGCCTGCCCCGTTCCGCGTGCCGGGGACTACCGCTGCCCGGGTCCGCCGCGTCGCCCTGGACGTCCGCCGGTCCGTCCACCCCCGGACGGCCCCCGCCGCCCGCCTTGGTCCCCCTGCTCGCGCTCGCCGGTTCGTCCGTCGTCGCGATTGCGTCCG is a window of Saccharopolyspora erythraea NRRL 2338 DNA encoding:
- a CDS encoding class I SAM-dependent methyltransferase, with translation MIFLVGLGKCRICGNHDLESVLHLGDQALTGVFPRNRDEIVPSVPLELVKCAPPGCGLVQLRESADFGLMYNEGYGYRSGIRPFMINHLHGKVAKLRGMVPVGPDDLVVDIGSNDSTLLRGYLPDAPKLAGFDLVGEKFRDLYPPEADLVTGFFSADAFEERYGERRAKVVTSIAMFYDLPEPMRFMRDVHDILADDGLWLMEQSYLPSMLDAGAYDVVCHEHLEYYALAQIEWMAQRVGLKVVDAEITDVYGGSLCAVLAKQGSGHPVDEAGLERIRAREAAAKLDTMAPYEAFARETERQRDQLLEFLAKSRAEGKLTLGYGASTKGNVILQYCGLTEQDLPCIGEVSPEKSGCYTPGTGIPIVSEEEAKSRRPDQLLVLPWIYRDGFVEREQEFLAGGGKLIFPLPRLEVV
- a CDS encoding SAM-dependent methyltransferase, whose translation is MSVKQKSALQDLVDFAKWHVWTRVRPSSRARLAYELFADDHEATTEGAYINLGYWKPGCAGLEEANQELANQLAEAAGISEGDEVLDVGFGLGAQDFFWLETRKPARIVGVDLTPSHVRIASERAERENVQDRLQFKEGSATDLPFGAETFDRVTSLESALHYEPRTDFFKGAFEVLKPGGVLAIGDIIPLDLREPGSDGPPKLAPQRSGSLSGGIPVENWVPRETYAKQLREAGFVDVEVKSVRDNVMEPWLDYWLRKLQDESFKKSVSRLFYSQVKRSLTSDSGMKGELPALDFVIASARKPGA
- a CDS encoding aldo/keto reductase produces the protein MTTDAATHVRLGRSALLTSRLWLGTVNFSGRVEDDDALRLMDHARDRGINCLDTADMYGWRLYKGHTEELVGRWLAQGGGRREDTVLATKVGGEMSERVNDSGLSARHIIASCEGSLRRLGVDHIDVYQMHHIDRSAPWDEVWQAMDSLVASGKVSYVGSSNFAGWHIAAAQENAARRHSLGMVSHQCLYNLAVRHAELEVLPAAQAYGLGVFAWSPLHGGLLSGALEKLAAGTAVKSAQGRAQVLLPSLRPAIEAYEKFCRNLGEDPAEVGLAWVLSRPGIAGAVIGPRTPEQLDSALKASAMTLDEQALSELDEIFPAVASGGAAPEAWLQ
- a CDS encoding thioesterase II family protein, yielding MSTWLRRFGPPVEHRARLVCFPHAGAAADSYLDLARALAPEIDVHAVQYPGRQDRRDEEPLGTAGEIADEVAAVLRASGGDGPFALFGHSMGALIAYETARRLEREPGGGPLRLFVSGQTAPRVHERRTDLPGDDGLVDELRRLGTSEAALADEALLAMSLPVLRADYRVLRSYAWADGPPLRAGITALCGDADPLTATGDAERWLQHSVIPGRTRTFPGGHFYLGEQVTEVAGAVRRDLLRAGLAG
- the eryF gene encoding 6-deoxyerythronolide B hydroxylase encodes the protein MTTVPDLESDSFHVDWYRTYAELRETAPVTPVRFLGQDAWLVTGYDEAKAALSDLRLSSDPKKKYPGVEVEFPAYLGFPEDVRNYFATNMGTSDPPTHTRLRKLVSQEFTVRRVEAMRPRVEQITAELLDEVGDSGVVDIVDRFAHPLPIKVICELLGVDEKYRGEFGRWSSEILVMDPERAEQRGQAAREVVNFILDLVERRRTEPGDDLLSALIRVQDDDDGRLSADELTSIALVLLLAGFEASVSLIGIGTYLLLTHPDQLALVRRDPSALPNAVEEILRYIAPPETTTRFAAEEVEIGGVAIPQYSTVLVANGAANRDPKQFPDPHRFDVTRDTRGHLSFGQGIHFCMGRPLAKLEGEVALRALFGRFPALSLGIDADDVVWRRSLLLRGIDHLPVRLDG
- a CDS encoding beta-glucosidase family protein codes for the protein MTGGERVKRLVIRIAPLLLVVPLLVAAVSPVRHSQRVDELIGQLTLDEKLSFVYWDYNEKDPLAKLWLPGVPRLGIPQIRGTDGPAGVTIHQPAIAMPAPVALASAFDDRLAHEYGTVLGREGRAFEQDIILGPMVNNIRVPQAGRNFETFSEDPLVTARTAAAQIRGIHSQGLMTSAKHYAANTQETDRFTIDVDVDQRTLRELELPGFEAAVAAGATSVMCAYPKVNGTHACGHRQLLTEILKEQWGFKGWVMSDWTATHATEDLVAGLDQEMGVEVREDGSLFRGKYLGEALKKAIREGRIPESALDASVRRILTQFERFGLLDETKPPRPERDVAGGTRIAQEVAESGAVLLRNEGGVLPLDPAAGQDIAVIGPSAQQPKVTGLGSSYVEPDFANAPLDTITQRVGSGGRVGYSVGEELKGAPIPETALQPAFVPGEVTPPPSGGVIYDGRLKVDADGLYRIAARIDGGNGSLQIDGGAPIGVGDVFGPLTSVPVWLTKGEHTIQMTGAAPVGGGSLDVDLTWVTPGHAQREFDAAVERARDSDVAVVFAYDDGAETADRTSLSLPGTQDKLIDAVASVNPNTVVVLNTGSSVTMPWLDKTRAVLDMWYPGQAGAEATTALLFGDAEPGGRLTQTFPVSQERTPVGGDPARFPGVDGKVHYSEGIFSGYRWYDREGVDPLFPFGHGLSYTTFERTDPVVERTRDGLDVTVTVRNTGQRRGSDVVQVYLGPSPQVPLDQAPRQLAGYQKVELAPGETKRVRVHVAERALQHWDEAAGGWKLGGGKRAVEIGSSSRDIDLRADINL
- the eryCIII gene encoding 3-alpha-mycarosylerythronolide B desosaminyl transferase, encoding MRVVFSSMASKSHLFGLVPLAWAFRAAGHEVRVVASPALTEDITAAGLTAVPVGTDVDLVDFMTHAGHDIIDYVRSLDFSERDPATLTWEHLLGMQTVLTPTFYALMSPDTLIEGMVSFCRKWRPDLVIWEPLTFAAPIAAAVTGTPHARLLWGPDITTRARQNFLGLLPDQPEEHREDPLAEWLTWTLEKYGGPAFDEEVVVGQWTIDPAPAAIRLDTGLKTVGMRYVDYNGPSVVPEWLHDEPERRRVCLTLGISSRENSIGQVSIEELLGAVGDVDAEIIATFDAQQLEGVANIPDNVRTVGFVPMHALLPTCAATVHHGGPGSWHTAAIHGVPQVILPDGWDTGVRAQRTQEFGAGIALPVPELTPDQLRESVKRVLDDPAHRAGAARMRDDMLAEPSPAEVVGICEELAAGRREPR